The genomic stretch GGACGAATAGTAAAGTTTTTAAAAGAAATTGGATAAATCAAAAACTTATAGAATATTATAAAAGAAATAAAAAATATAACGGAGTAGCAGATATTATAAGATATGAGATATTATATGAATACGGAGGAGTGGTTATACCAGCGGATAGTGAATGTCTGGAAAATATAACAGAATTATTTGACAATGATTATGAATTGTTTGCTGTTAGATGCAGAGCAGATGCCATAGATTGGGCTTGTACTAACGAAGAAAAAAAAATAGAAACGCCAAAGTTTTTAAAAAGCATAGATAAATTTAAAATAGTTCCTATTTATGGAGCAAAAAGCGGAAATGAATTTGTAAAGCATTTAATAGATGATTTATATCATAAATATGAAAGAGAATTGCCAAATTATCCTTATCCTCCATCACAAACAGGAAATAAGTTTTGTACTGAAGAGTTGATAAAATACGCTCCAGAGATTAAGATATTCCCGATGCATTATTTTATTCCTTATCACCCGATAGACGAAACAGAAGAAAATTCTTATTACTACAGGGGAAAAGATAAAATATACGCAAGACATTATT from bacterium encodes the following:
- a CDS encoding glycosyltransferase, with translation MKIEKIIHQIWVGDEKKPKKWMDTWKEKNPDWEYVLWTNSKVFKRNWINQKLIEYYKRNKKYNGVADIIRYEILYEYGGVVIPADSECLENITELFDNDYELFAVRCRADAIDWACTNEEKKIETPKFLKSIDKFKIVPIYGAKSGNEFVKHLIDDLYHKYERELPNYPYPPSQTGNKFCTEELIKYAPEIKIFPMHYFIPYHPIDETEENSYYYRGKDKIYARHYWGTTFNNYNKGR